Genomic window (Oncorhynchus mykiss isolate Arlee chromosome 28, USDA_OmykA_1.1, whole genome shotgun sequence):
GAGAGTTGTGTCCGTGTCCTGTGCTTACTCAAGTGTTAGCTCGTATCCAAAAGGCCGGCAGATGGCGATATTGTTGTACGCAGCCTTGTTTATACATTCATATCCACCGGTGGACCGGTTCGTACATAACATTCTCCATTCAGGTTACAAATTGCGTTGATTTCCTCCCTAACTCAATTTAATGGCGAGAAAACTGGGAAAATATGTATACTTTCCATATGAAACACAATTTCACACAATCATGCGCCAGAATATCGCCATCTGCCGGTCTTTAGGCTGGCTAGCTAGTATGAAACGTTATCTATAAAACAAGGTAGCCCATGTCTCTTTACATTGCATTTAGCATTGCAAATCTAGCAGAGATTATTCAAGGAACGTATGTAATGACTCAAGACAAACAGCACACTGCATGTCATGTATTGCCCCTCTCCCTTTGttcatgtagctagctaagtcaattatttgttttctttctGTCAGTGTTTCAATGTACAGAGCCTGACCACTAGCTATGTTTCTTTTAAATAGTGTTGCCATCACCCAACCAGCTGAGGAGATGCTTGCAATAGAGGGCCAGGTCAGTGACGTTAGTCTGGAAACACCATATCATGATTTGTGTGAATatggtgatgatgaggaggaggaggaggaggaagaagaggatgatgatgattGGGACTGGAATGAGACTGGGGACTTGACAAAACGCTACATGGCTAATAGAACAGGAATGAATCACCAGGTAAGTTCAGAACCTCGACATGGATTTTGATAATAATCTGCTCCCATAGCAGGAGCCAATATTGGGTATATGAGACAATGAAGCAAATTGATGtcatctgttttttgttttttttgcaggCAAATAAACAAAATCTTAGTAACAAATCACAGAAACTGTCAACCCCAACTGACAAGGCTCTGAGGAAGTTTGAACACAAAATTAATTTAGGTGAGTTCAAGTAGAATttttagtgctgagcgattaactgaAATTTTGGcaatttttcatttttaaaaCAACTAATTGACTACTGTTCAATTATTTTAATTCAATTTCGTTCTGTTTTCTTTCTGAGCTCAATGAGCACATTTCAGTTTCTCTCGAGATAAATCAAGATCCACCCTGAACTGTGTGCCGTAGTAGGGatttgtagtttccaacaggccaatattctacatattTTAGTGCataaaacgtggtaattaactacaatgaccataatccattgcacatCTACCTGTACAGTctgtttcttttacgcctgctactgAAGAGACAAGCTTGCATGATTGTGAGGTCATATATAGAGAGCAGCAGTTGCTTAGCAACATCTCTACCTGAAATTATGAAAAGGATTGATGGTGTTCGGCATGCCTTGTTTACTACAAAATAgttattttgtcagacagcataggcagtaGCTTTATAGAGACGACTTGGAGTAAAATAATCAAGTAATATAAACAagaactgaaatattttattaaagtaatgtggataaattatggttaatactgtcatgggacttttattcattgttttatttggGGTACAGCATTCAACTCAAATAATCGCAAACTGGTATTTTTTTTGATAATCGAACAGGAACCGAACCGACCTCAAAGCACCAATCGCTCAGCACTAAGTATTTTAGCTGTGTAGATGGATAATACAATGTGAGAAGTAACTGTATAGAGCgctgaatgtgtttgttttactgTAGATAAGCTCAACTATGCTGACTCTGTGATCAACAAAGTGACCGTGATGCAGAAACAACAAAATGCTGACACGTATGTAACCTGTCACTGAACATGACATTGCACTGCTTGGAGTAAAGAGTACCTTTTTATTTCTGTtattgtataaaaaaataattttgttGGCTGTTGTGGTTACTTCCGCTAGGTTTCGAGTGAAAGACAAATCTGATCGGGCTACAGTTGAGCAGGTGTGCTTTTAAAAATAGTTTTATTCCCGTTGGAGTTTtatagtgtatatgtgtgtttttttttgataatctgtgtgtgtgtatatatatatattgtgtgtgtgtgtgtatttatttattttacacataAATGCATACAATGCCTTTGGGAAGTATTctgacccattgactttttccacattttgttattcaaaaatggataaaatcattttccccctcatcaatctacacaaaataccccataatgacaaagtgaaaacaaatattttgaatttttttcaaatgtattaaaattaacagataccttatttacataagtattcagaacctttgttatgagacttgaTCTTAAGctcaggagcatcctgtttccattgatcatccttgagctgtttattcaacttgattggagtccacctgtagtaaattcaattgattggacacgatttggaaaggcacacgcctgtctctataaggtcccacagctgacagtgcatgtcagagcagaaactaagCCATGAGGACGAAGGAATTGTTTGTGGAGCTCCAATAcacgattgtgtcgaggcacagatctggggaagggtaccaaaaatgtctgcagcattgaaggtccccaagaacatagtggcctccattattaaatggaagaattttggaaccaccaagactcttagagctggccacccagccaaactgagcaatctggtgagaagggtcttggtcagggaggtgaccaataagcCAATGGTCACttttgacagagctctagagttcctctgtggagatgggagaaccttccagaaggacaaccatctctgcaggactccaccaatcagggcttaatggtagagtggccagacggaagccactcctgagtaaaaggcacatgacagcccgcttggagtttgccaaaaggcacctaaaggactcagacaatgagaaacaagattctctggtctgatgaaaccaagattgaactctttgacctgaatgccaagcgtcacatatggaagaaacctggcaccatccctacggtgaagcatggtgatggcagaaACCATGCTGTGGGAGTGTTATTCagcagtagggactgggagactagtcaggatcgaggcaaagatgaatggagccaagtacagagagatccttgatgaaaacctgctccagagagctcaggacctcagactggggtgaaggttcaccttccaacaggacaatgaccctaagcacacagccaagacaacacaggagtggcttcgggacaggtctctgaatgtccttgtgtggcccagccagacagaacctggacttgaacacgatctaatatctctggagagacctgaaaatagctgtgcagcaactctccctatccaacctgacagagcttgagaggatctgcggagaagaatggtagaaactccccaaatacatgtgtcgagcttgtagcgtcatacccaagaagactgtttttttatttttagtaaattagtaaacatttcttaacctgtttttgttttgtaattatggggtattgtgtgtagattgatgcagggaaaaaaacaattgaatcaatagTACTAAATCAGAGTTGAAAGTGACGTTATTTTATGTGGTAATGGCATTCTGTTTGGATTTCATACCTGATTTCAGTGTTAGCGTAAGCCTGAGTAACAGAAAATCAACAGTGAATTGATTTCCTTATTGTTTGTTTGAAAGGTGTTGGACCCGCGGACGCGAATGATTCTGTTTAAGATGCTCAGCAGGGGTGTCATTTCAGAGATCAATGGATGTATCAGCACAGGCAAAGAGGCAAGTTGATCCCACAACGTCATGAGGCAAATGTATCCACCACTGTGGAACACTTGGGCCTCCCCGAGTAGCGccgcagtctaaggcactgcatctcattgccagaggcatcactacagaccctggttcgatcccgggctgtatcacaacccggccgtgatcaggagtcaccatagggcggcgcacaattggcccagtgtcgtcagggttcggccggggtaggccgtcattgtaaataagaatttgttcttaactgacttgcctagttgttatataaaaaaaaaaaaattgtgggcAACTTATTGTCCTACGAATGGCATATTCAGTTTCATTATTTCAAAGTGCTTTTTACCAACAGGCAAATGTTTACCACGCAACCACTGCCAATGGTGAGAGCAGAGCCATCAAGATCTACAAGACCTCCATCTTACTGTTCAAGGACCGTGACAAATATGTTAGTGGAGAATTCAGGTGAACAGCATTTCCTGGCTTGTCTAAGATGGTGTTATAAAACCAAGACCTTTAAGTAACCGTATTTCAGAAGGGGTTGATGTGGAACTAACTATTTGGTGCAGTCTGTTGTGTACCATAGGAATGGGCATTTGAAAGATTCTGTGTTGGATATACTCGCATTGAAAAATATTTGAGTACTCGCATGTTAGCGTTTTTTAATGTGAAATAGGGCTGAAagagatttttaaaaaatatttttttactgcACTTTACCTACTCTAGAAACAAACGCATATTAGTTGATTTTGTCAGTGCTTAGAAATGTAACCTGCTAAATAATTGCAATTTTATATTGAGTACCTGCATGCGATTATTAATCCAATATAAACTAATCGAGTACTCACGCCCATCCCTAGCGTACAGTAGACTTGGATTGCATCAGCCATGTTTAAAGCTGATGAAGTCTGTCGTCTGCCCTCCAGGTTCCGCCATGGCTACTGTAAAGGAAACCCCAGGAAGATGGTGCGAACCTGGGCCGAGAAGGAGATGAGAAACCTCATCAGGTGAGCATCCCCAAGATGAGCCATGGAAAAAGTAACCTTGGTTACGCTTTATTTTACTCCCGGTTTAAGGTGGTATTTACCCCTTTACACTCATACCCATATACTGGTTGCAAATTGCAGATTTGGGCAATGATAAGCGCCTAAATCggaacgcagtggctgtacagtaacatgcaatACATGACGTCATAGCTCAGACTGCtcttcacagctctgtatgggttttgactgacgaGACGATCTGAACATGAGCATTGCACGCGACAAGAAGTTGCGCCCGTCCCTCCCGTaataattgggcaacttttgcaaaTGGTTTGTCTGAGTGAgagaaatgctgtaaattaagagaaccttatgtattttgaaagattattttatttttatgcatATGGACTTTCTGTCATCTTTTattccagctcatgaaacatgggatcaacacttattttatttttacatgtTGATTCTATATTGTTGTTCAATATACTTAGGAAAaatgcacactttggagaggtgtgtgtgtgtgtgtccacttggagacaccagttagtcctctgcCTCAACCTCTTGTCATtctcttatgttgcacctacaaCACATTGTCCAGGAATATTGTCATCATGTTACTCAAAGTATCCAGAGGATTTTCAGATGTCGTTAATGTGGCAGTGAATGTAAAATACAGATCAAATCAACAGTgcaatgtttggattcagtctcgtcagttgaactgttgtCCTCAAATTTGGTCTAATAAttttcccataatctccaaactgtttcAATTGCTACCGTGCTTATGCATGTACTTTTCATATtccttctgtaagaaacatttcaagttAGTGTAAATGGTTAAGAACCGATACCAGATACCTTCTGGAACGTCAAATAATTCAACATTATTGGGTAAACTACCTGGCACCGTTGGGTTAACTACCTGGCACCGTTGGGGTGACTACCTGGCACCGTTGGGGTGACTACCTGGCGCCGTTGGGGTGACTACCTGGCGCCGTTGGGGTGACTACCTGGCACCGTTGGGGTGACTACCTGGCGCCGTTGGGGTGACTACCTGGCGCCGTTGGGGTGACTACCTGGCGCCGTTGGGGTGACTACCTGGCGCCGTTGGGGTGACTACCTGGCGCCGTTGGGGTGACTACCTGGCGCCGTTGGGGTGACTACCTGGCGCCGTTGGGGTGACTACCTGGCGCCGTTGGGGTGACTACCTGGCGCCGTTGGGTACAAGCCTACGCTTGTGTCAATGAATCACCTTTGACCCTAAATTCACTAGTTTTAATTAATTTTGAAAACTGACTGAAAAGGGGAGGGACTACTTGgactgtccaataagaaacgctggTTTTCCGTTTCACTTGCAACACTCTGTGGTGTGCCCGAAAGAATACGACCCTGCGTTTTTGCTTGTCTCTTCGTACTGCCTGTCTCCAGGTTGCAGACGGCAGGCATCCCGAGTCCGGAGCCAATCATGCTGCGTAGCCACGTGCTCCTCATGAGTTTCATCGGCAAGGATGACATGTAAGTATGATCAGGCTTCGTTTCTGTTTTGACATGTCAATATTATATACCGGTTACTATGTCTGGCTTAAAGGTTGTTTCCTAGTTCTATGTGTAAGTTCTGGTTTTATCTAGCCTGTATGTAGTGAAGCTGTGGTCCAAATCAATTCTCTCAAAAAGGACAAACAATTCACTTATTCAACTGTTGTCATTGCTAATGTGATGATTTGAGAGCAAACAAGTTTAATAGGGGGTTTTGTTCTGGAACTTCTGGTAACTACTGTTAAGGCTGTTATGTTTTTCTATACTTTAACTATGTCAATGTTGAACGCTGTTGTTTTTGCTGCTGTGTTATCGCAGTGTGTGGTGTTTGAGATGCATTCTACGCAGGTCTGCACACACATCTACGTTTACTATATAGCAAACTGATGAACGTGGATGCTTCTCCTGGCTTTGAAGATCTGTTTTAATCTGTATCTCTGGTCCCAGGCCTGCTCCTCTGTTGAAGAACGCTTCCCTGTCCGAGTCCAAAGCACGCGAGCTGTATCTCCAGGTGATACACAACATGAGGGTTATGTACCAGGAGGCCCGGCTGGTCCATTCAGACCTCAGTGAGTTCAACATGCTGTAAGTTCCCTCTTGTTATCtgatgtacgtgtgtgtgtgaattacaCTTATTAGTTATATTCATAAGGTGTTTCTTCTTCGTGAGATATTCATAGAGAATCAatggtgttgtattgtacattgaAATTACCATTTTGAATTGAACAACAGGAAATATTACTGATTGTGCCTTTAAGGAAAAACACTTCCATTGGTGCAATTATGGAAGATACTGGGGTTGACTAAATTGATGCATTcaattgtttatatatatatatatatatatatatatatatattcaattatTGCTTATCTTTCAAGGTACAACGACGGTGACGCCTACATCATCGACGTGTCCCAGTCTGTGGAGCACGACCACCCCCACGCTCTCGAGTTCCTGCGCAAAGACTGTACCAATGTCAATGGTACGTGTGGCCCAGGCCCGTATTCACACAGTCGCTAGAGAAAGAGTTCTGATAccggatcagtttagcctttcaCCATCATAATACATATGACCCGGGGGgggggctgatcctagatcagcgctcTGTGACGTTGTCAACCAACCACAGCCTTAATGCTTGTGGGTAATAGAATATTGCATTTCTAAAGCACAGATGGTTTCTTTTATTATTTGACAAAGCGTTCTAATATTCTAAAAGGTTTTTCGAAACAAAACATGAATGAAAGTTCTGTTTTGTTTAATATCGTCAAATGTAGCTACATTTCATCTGAGATTGCCGTAACTCCAACCCGACATGCACGTAATATGTGAAACACAGAGGTTAATGTAGACGAGAGGTTATAGGACAAGAGGCAGTGCATATACTAGGAGTGTCCCGTGCCTATGGTTTCTGTTGGAAGTATGAGGCTCTGAGTTTGGATAAAAGGCTCGATGAGATTTGGTCCCGTGTCCCTCAGACTTTTTCCTGAAGAGAGGGGTAGCGGCGATGACTTTGCGCGAGCTCTTTGAGTTCGTCACCGATCCCTCCATCACCAGCAGCAACATCAACCTCTACTTGGAAAAGGTAGGGGGGGGGATGTTTCATTTGATGTGAAGTTTACTTATCTACACGATTGAATCATAACCgtatgcagtttttttttttttttgtatttgttttgtcaAGTGAAAAAGTTGCACTGTGGGATGCTCCGTGCGTTTCTGTACACGCTCAGTACTCAGCGAGCATGGCCGTTTGATATGCCTGTGTTCATGGTGGCTCTCTTTTCTTTGTAGGCGATGGACATTGCTTCCGAGAGGACGGCAGAGGAGAGGTCCAATCAGGATAGTGTGAATGAGGAGGTAAAGTCTTTATTATTTTTTAGATCTGATAACCATGAaggtgaaatgtttttttttgggttCCTCCACGATATTCTGACGTTTTCTCTCTTTTGGTTTATGGTTGAACTGTGACAGGTGTTTAAGAACGCGTACATCCCACGCACACTTACAGAAGTGAGCCACTACGAACGTGACGTGGACGCCATGACAAACATGAAAGACGACGAGTCCTCGCACAACATGCAGAATGACAACGTGAGTTGAGTAAAACCCTGAAGTCACCGCTCAAACACACCATTCTGACACCAAAGTAGTCGACAACCCCCTAACTCATGGTTCACTTTACAGGTTTCTCTACTTCCTGATatttattgttacttttttttCAGTAGCAATGTGATTGAGCCAACCCCTACACTGGGATTTATTAATCTGGCTCTTCTGTATTAATGCCTGTGATCTCTTTGATATAGATCCTCTACCAGACAGTGACGGGCCTGAAGAAGGATCTGTCTGGAGTTCAGACAGTAAGTCAAACTCAATGCCACCCTTTTCCCATGTGAATTGGCAGCAAAGGTTGCGTGTCAATTAAAGAGAggttgatattttttttatagagGTATGGCTTTCTGTGGCGACTGTCAACTGAAATAAACAGATTGTAATAATGGCTTCTAATTGAGAATAAAGTAATGTGTGGTTGTGAATATTTTTACCATGACCCTGCATGAGTTGAGGAATGTTAAGTAGTATGATTGTTTATTGACTGTTGTAAATGTTTAATTGTTGACTGTTATTTCGTCCCTCCATTTGTAGGTACCTGCCCTGCTCCAGGACTGTGATGTAGAGGAGAGCTCAAGTTCAGAGGATGAAGATGAAGATGAGGATGGTGGCAAACAGGAGTCTGTGGGAGAGGAGTCTCAGATTGACAAGAAGGTATGTTTCTATTTAAAACTGTGAAGGTGAATTTGTCAAGTAATCTTGCAATATTTAACTGCTATCAgcagatttaaaaaacaaacatcttaTTGCATTGGAGGtatgaataaaaaaataaggaaatgacacaattgaccaccagagggaGTGAGCACCTTGTGGTTATTGTAACCCTGTAACTGTGCCCACTACTTTTAGGTTATTACATGGCCTAGACAAAACTAAATCTGGAGCATGTTCTGCAAATATCACAAACTATTTAGATTTCTTTCAGTCTGAATTTAAGTCACCTAAAATTACATCAATGCTTTAATCTGACATTCTATACTCAAACCTGTTTCTGCATTTCTTAGGAGATGAAGAAACTGGCCAAGGAGGCCCAGAGGGAAAAGAGAAAAAACAAAACACCGAAACACgtgaagaagagaaaggagagggttTCAAAGATGAAGAAAGGCAAATGAGTGGACCCAGTAATCAAGAATACACCAGACCTAAACATGAACTTTTATCCCAGTGACTTCATGAACTGATGTAAACCTCCGTGCTCAACACACACAGGCCTTCAGTAACACTGTAGTGAAACTGGTGAACAGTTGTGCAGTATTAGGCCACACTAACAGACAGTGAAAAAATATGACATGTTTATTATATAAGAAGTATGTGGGCAAAATATTGTTGACCATGTCAGGTGTTATGCACAATGCTTTAGTGTTTTATGATAATCGCTATAGAAAAGCAGTtcaattaaatgtaaaaaaaaatatctaaatgaAGTTGTACTTTACCTTGAAACATTTTACCAACGAGGTTTCAAGGCTCTTCTATGTACAGTTACTGCAACAGTTTGCAGGGCAGGTGCTCCTAATGGTCTGTACTAAAAGCTAGTCATTTAGAAGCCAAAATAACCACATGAAAATTGTGGCTTGCAGCCAGCCAGTCCTCACATTGTATAGGGATGGAAATAATTAAACATTATTTACCATGAAATACTTAATTTCACTTTACTGATTTTATTGTCCCCATagggaaaatgtatttttttctggaAACCAATTGCCTGCATTTGAATCCAAGacgttattttatttaaccaggtaggccggttgagaacaagttctcatttacaactgcgacctggccaagataaagcaaagcagttcgacacaaacaacagttacacatggaataaaaaaaaaagtcaataccACAATAGAAGAAAAgtctatacagtgtgtgcaaatgaggtaaggcaataaataggccatagtggcaaaataatgacaatttagtaattaaacactggaatgatgTGCagaatgaatgtgcaagtagagatactggggtgcaaaggagcaaaaaaagaaataacagtatggagatgaggtatttggatgggatatttacagatgcagtgatctgtaacctgctctgacagctggtacttaaagttggtgagggagatatgagtctccaccttcagtgattttttgcaatttgttccagtcattggcagcagagaactggaaagaaaggcgtccaaaagaggaattggctttgggtgtgaccagtgaaatatacctgctggagcgcgtgctgctatggtgaccagtgagctgagataaggcggggctttacctagcaaagacttatagattacctggagccagtgggtttggcgacgaatatgaagcgagggccagccatcgagagcatacaggttgcagtggtgggtagtatatggggctttggtgacaaaacggatggcactgtgatagactgcatccaatttgctgagtagtactggaggctattttgtaaatgacatcgccgaagtcaaggatcggtaggatagtcagttttacgagggtatgtttggcagcatgagtgaaggaggctttgttgcgaaataggaagccgattctagatttaattttggattggagatgttttatgtgcgtctggaaggagagttaagtctagccagacacccaggtatttgtagttgtccacatattctaagtcagaaccgccagagtagtgatgctggatggacgggcaggtgctggtagcgatcggttgaagagcatgcatttagttttacttgcatttaagagcagttggaggccacggaaagagtgttgtatggcattgaagctcgtctggaggttaggtaacagtgtccaaagaagggccagaagtatacagaatagtgtcgtctgcgtagaggtggatcagagaagcaccagcagcaagagcaacatcattgatgtacacagagaagagagtcggcccgagaattgaaccctgtggcacccccagagactgccagaggtccgaacaacaggccctccgatttgacacactgaactctgtctgaaaagtagttggtgaaccaggcgaggcagtcatttgagaaaccaaggctgttgagtctgccgataagaatgtggtgagtgacagtcgaaagccttgtccaggtcgatgaagacggctgcacagtaatatctcttatcgatggaggtcatgatatcgttaaggaccttgagcgtggctgaggtgcacccatgaccagctcggagagattcgaaatggtcggtgaccTGTTTGTtataacttggctttcaaagaccttagaaaggcagggtaggatagatataggtctgtagtagtttaggtctagagtgtctccccctttgaagacggggatgaccgcagcagttttccaatctttggggatctcagacgatacgaaagagaagttgaacaggctagtaataggggttgcaacaatttcggctgataattttagagagggtccagattgtctagcccagcgggtttgtaggggtccagattttgcagctccttcagaacatcagctatctggatttgggtgaaggagaaatgggggaggcttgggcaaattgctgtgggggggtgcagggctgttgaccagggtaggggtggccaggtggaaagcatggccagccatagaaaaatgcttattgaaattctcaactatcgtggatttatcggtggtgacagtgtttcctagcctcagtgcagtgggcagctgggagaaggttcttattctccatggactttagtgtcctagaacattttggagtttgtgctacaggatgcacatttctgtttgaaaaagctagccttagctttcctactgcctgtgtatattggttcctaacttccctgaaaagttgcatatcgcgggggctagtCGATGCTTAACCATTGTGGGGTGTCGCCAATGCTTCGAGCAATTACTTTTGCGCAGACAAACCGTTgtgtaaaatgtatttgtttcgAGCTGTGAAAATGTATTTGCCCCTTTTCTGATTTCtctttttgatactgaatgttaacCGATCTTCAAGCAAAACCTGCTATTAGATAAAGGGAAGCTGAGTTTATAAATTATACTAATTTAAAGTTATGTAACACCTAATTCCCCTGTGTgcaaaaagtaattgcccccttacact
Coding sequences:
- the riok1 gene encoding serine/threonine-protein kinase RIO1; its protein translation is MSMAQIVPGQFDDADESNSVAITQPAEEMLAIEGQVSDVSLETPYHDLCEYGDDEEEEEEEEEDDDDWDWNETGDLTKRYMANRTGMNHQANKQNLSNKSQKLSTPTDKALRKFEHKINLDKLNYADSVINKVTVMQKQQNADTFRVKDKSDRATVEQVLDPRTRMILFKMLSRGVISEINGCISTGKEANVYHATTANGESRAIKIYKTSILLFKDRDKYVSGEFRFRHGYCKGNPRKMVRTWAEKEMRNLIRLQTAGIPSPEPIMLRSHVLLMSFIGKDDMPAPLLKNASLSESKARELYLQVIHNMRVMYQEARLVHSDLSEFNMLYNDGDAYIIDVSQSVEHDHPHALEFLRKDCTNVNDFFLKRGVAAMTLRELFEFVTDPSITSSNINLYLEKAMDIASERTAEERSNQDSVNEEVFKNAYIPRTLTEVSHYERDVDAMTNMKDDESSHNMQNDNILYQTVTGLKKDLSGVQTVPALLQDCDVEESSSSEDEDEDEDGGKQESVGEESQIDKKEMKKLAKEAQREKRKNKTPKHVKKRKERVSKMKKGK